GCGCCGACCTGCAGCCGAGTATACACCTCTCGCGTGTCCGCCTGGATATACAGCGTCCCGATCCTCTCCCGATCAAGGACGATCTGGTGAAATACGACGAAGCGACCACGCTCTAATCGACTGCCGTCCGCCCCCGGTCCGACCGGAATCGCGTCGTTCTCTTGATGCTGCGGGCGGTACGCGGTAAAGATGGACCCCGATTTTGTGTAGATGGCCGCCGACAGAATCCGCGAGTCCTGCCGCAATGCGGAAAGTGTCTCGTTTGCTGCCTTCGGATCATTGAACGCCAGAGCGGCTGCGCTATTCGCGCCGATGACGTCGGCCAGACTCATCAGTTCACGGGTCGTGACCGAGCGGTAGACCACCAGCCCATAGATGACAAGGGTGATGCCGGTCAGCGAGAGCGCGACACTCGTGGTGAGCATCGTGATGCGCCTCAGTTTCTTTTGAATCGGGACGTCCCGGAACAGACTCATATCATCGTTCCTCCGGCACGATCCGCGCCAACCTGAGCAGATGCGAGCTGATCTGCAGGTTCGCCCTCTCAGCAGTACCTACATTGATTTCAAACTGAATCTTGTCCTCAACGGTGATGAGTGTAATCATCCCACCGCGCCGCGCAAACCCGCTGATATCGCTGACCGTTAATGTGCTGGTCCCTTTGAGCCGCTCCAGAATCGCCGCCAGGCGGCTTTCCATGGTAGGGCTGATATACAGGATATGGCAGAACTCTAACTCCTCCGGCGTCTTAAACCGTTTGACTGCTACCCGGCGGCCCTTCGTCTCTTTGCCCTCGATCGATTGGACCGCACTGACCATGGGACCGCCGTCGACCACTCCAATACAGATCGTGTATTGGTTATTATGGAAGGCCTGCGGCGGCCACTCGACGAACTTGGAGAACTGATAGAGAACTGCGGCCTTGACCTGATATTCCAGGGACGGCGACTGCGCATAGGCGCTATGAGAATAGAGCCCGTCTACGCCACCTGTCATCGACAGCAGGCAGACCACAATCACGCATATATGAACACGCCGCCCGATCAACGGTCAGAACCGCCAGGAGGCCTGCACGTAGGCGCTGCGCTGCACCTCCAGAGGCTTGACAGGCACGCCGAAGATGCTGCCCCACTCCGGGTGGCGATTATCCAGGAGGTTCTGACCGACCAGACTCAGATCGAATGCCGGAGTCGGCCGCCACCCCAGACGAAGATCGAGCCGCACATAACTCGGGACCGAGGGGACCAGATTCGGCAATCGATCAACAAAGAAGGCCGCCGCATCCAACTGGAGGTGCCAGGGCAGGTCCAGAAGGGAGCGTACCTGCACCTGATGACGAGGCGAACGTCGTTCGTCGGCTATCGGTTCGACGCTGGTCCGATCTGGGTGAAGCTCGATTTTCAGATAGGAGTAGTTGAGGTGCAGTCGCCAGACGCTTAACGGCTGCCACGTGCTGGCGATCTCCACACCATACGTGTTTCCGGACATCCGATTATCGAATCGAAATGGCAGTACGATGTACGGGGGGCTCGCGCCCAGAGCGGGAATGGGCGTCCCCGGTTCGGCCGTCCTCAGGTTGTCATAGATCGTATAGAAGCCGGCCAGATCGACCGAGAGCCATTCGACCGGCTGCACGCGATACCCCAGCTCAAACGCCAGCAACTCCTCAGAGGTAAAGTCGGAATTGCCAGAGGTTTGGACGAGCATTGTCGCGTCAATCGGTCCGACGGAGCCAGGAAACGCGGCTGTGTTGTTTCGAACATCCCGCTCGAATCTGGCGGGCGTCCTAACCGCCCGCGAGACGGCCGCCCATACCCGATTCCAGGTATTCGGCGAGTAGACCAGTCGAGCGTTCGGCTGTACCTCGAAGCCGGAGTACGAGTTATGCTCAAACTTTGACCCGAGGGTCAGCGTCAGTCGATCGGGCATCAAGGTGACCTGGTCCTGAATAAAGCCGCTCACCAGATGATCGGTCCTGCGGCGGGGCGTGAAGGCCAACGAGGGGCTATCTATGTCATCCAGGTCATCGATCGTCACACGTGTTCCCACGCCCCACATGAGATCATGGCGCGTCCCGACAGGAAAGCGGTATTGAAACTCAAGGTCGACCGTATCCCTCGTCTCGCCAAACAGGAGTTCATCCCGATGAGTCCTGTCGTAGTAAAACTGGAGGCTGGTCTCTCTCCGATCGGCCGTCCGATGTCTCCAGCGTGTGAGGAGATTGCCCCCCGCAAAGTCGTCCCGGCTGTCGAGGGCGGCTGAGAACGGGGGGAGGAGCGAGGGCACCGTCAGCGTCTGGCCGAAGTCGCCCTTGTACAGATCACCCTGGACCGTCACCGTATCACGGGTGGACGGCTCCCAGTCGAGTCGGAAGCCCCCGCGGTATGTTCGCCAATCATCGATCCCCTCACGGCCGGTAGCGCTGACCAGGTTATCGCGATTTGCATACTTGAAGTAGCCACGATAGAAGAGATTCTCTCCGACCCGTCCCCCGTAGCGCGTCCCCACGAATCCGCGCTCCTCGCTCCCTCCTCCGACCTCGATGTAGCCTCCCTGGGTCGCCTTCGCCTGTTTGGTAATGACGTTGATCACGCCATTGACCGCGTTCGCGCCCCAGAGGGTCCCGCCGGGACCGCGGACGACCTCGATCCGGTCGATATCCTCGAGGAGGGTGTCCTGCGCGTCCCAGAAAACCCCGGCAAACAGCGGCGTGTAGACGCTCCGTCCATCGATGAGGACTAGGAGCTTGTTTGAAAAAGTCGCATTAAAGCCGCGCGCCGAGATCGCCCATCGATTTGCGCCGAACTGGGCTACCTCGACGCCGGGCGCCAGACGCAGCGCCTCCGGGATACTCTTCATACCCGCGCGGCGGATATCCTCTCCGGTGATGACAAAGACAGCCGCAGCGCTGTCCCACAGCGGCTCCTCCTTCTTGGAGGCCGATGTAATCTCGATGGTCATCAACTGTTCGAGCGTCAGTTCCGTGAGATCCGGCGGGTGATTGATGGCCGCGCCGACGGTGGGAGCCCACTTGATGATCAGGAACGTCGTCAGCGCCAGAGTCCAGGCGGCGCCGACCATACGCTGAATCCATGGACCGATCCAACGCCTGGCTCGCTCCTGCGGTATTCGTCTATACCCGGTCATGCGCACCTCCAATAGCCGCGACAGCGTCTCATTGTGAGATCGGCCTCAGCGCCCTCCTTCGATCAATATTCTGCACAATCCGGAGTGCGGGAGCAATCGGTATGCTCTTCTCTGTGCCGTCACCATTAACAAGGAGAAATAAGACAATAGGGTGTTCATACCTACGATGTCAAATATTTTCTAATTGTCTTATACGGTCCACAATCGTGGCTTGATCTGCAATATTGACATGGTCGGCGCACAGGATGCGATGCCTGGACGGTCGGCGCGCTACGTCAGAATGAGGCGGATTCGGATAGCTTGTCGGCAGGCGGATTGGCTGTTGCGGGCGGCGCTCAGGTCAGCGGCGCGTCTCGTTCTGATGCGTCACGGTAATCATCGTGTGGATGCCGCCGCGGACGTAGAAGTCGGCGACGAGCTTCATGAAGCGAGGGCGGCAGGCCTTGACGAGGTCGTCCATGATCCGGTTTGTGACGGCCTCGTGAAAGTGACCTTCATTTCGGAAGGACCAGAGGTAGAGCTTCAGCGACTTCAACTCAATGCACAATCGGTCCGGGACATAGCTGAGCGTCAGGGTTGCGAAATCGGGCTGGCCGGTCTTCGGGCAGAGACAGGTAAACTCGGGGCAGGTCATCTGAATCTCGTAATCGCGCCCCGGTTCAGGATTGGGAAACGTCTCAAGCGCTTTCGACGGTTGCGTGGGCATGGTTGTTACCCGCAATTATAGAAAGATCCTGCGCCGTAGCAAGGTATTTTGTCGGTCCTCATGCGCCGCACCTCGCACCTTACCCCCAAATCTCCCCAACCCCCCTTTGATAAAGGGGGGCGAGGGGGGATTTACTCTATTCGGAAACGCTGGGGGAGGAGATGCTCGTTCTTGCATTGCGGGCACCGCGACGGATCGCTGAACCTTGCGCGCCCTTTGAAGCGATAGCCACAATGATCACAGGTCGGGGGATAGATGACTAGACGGGATGGTGGCGCTACAGAGCGGGTGATATGTTCGAGGTCATCGATGATAATTTTCCTGGGCACCACAAAGTTTCTCGCCAACTCATCCAGCGTCCACTCGCCGTCTCGAAGCATTGCCATGATCTCCTGCCGCCGCGTCATTTCCATCGCACGCACTCCCCAAGGACAGGGTATAGGGTATGGGGTAAAGGATTGAACCTTGAACCTTGCACGTTGCACTACCTATCTTCGGATGGCGTCCGCCCATTGCCGACCTTTGAAAACCCGGGCGCCGGCTTCGGCCGCCGCCACGCCCACAGACGAAACTCGTACAACCTCGAAATCGCTCTGAGGCCGCGGAGATCGTCGAAGTAGGAGTAGATGACCGGTGTCACCAGCAGCGTGATCACGAGGCACAGCGTCTGTCCGCCGACGACCGCCGTGGCGAGTGACGCCCTGGTAGCGGCACCGTCGCCTTTGCCTAAGGCGACCGGCAACATCCCCGCAATGATGGCAAGCGTCGTCATCAGAATCGGCCGAAACCGCGCCCGGTCGGCCTCCAGTTGCGCCTCGTAGCGCGGCATTCCTCTCCCCCGCAGCACATTCGTAAAATCGACCTGGAGGATCGCATTCTTTTTGACCACCCCCATAAGGAGGAACAGCCCCATAACGGCGTAGATATTCAGCGTCTGGCCCGCGGCCAGGAGACTGACGAGACCGAAGGGAATCGACAGGAACATCGAGACCATAATGGTGATCGGATGGATGAAACTCTCGAATTGCGCTGCGAGAACCATGTAGATGAACACAATAGAGAGGACAAAGGCAATAGCAAAGTTGTAGAACGCCTCGGCCATCAACTTGCCGCGGCCAAGATATGCGGTCGAATAGCCGGCAGGCATCCCGATCGCGTTGACAGCCGCATCCGCCTGGGAGGTCGCCTCCCCGAGAGCCATCTGATAGAGATTCGCCTGAACCGTGATCTGTCGCTCTTGAGCATAGCGGTCGATCTGGGCCGGCGCCCGCCCCGCATTGAGCGTCACAATATTGTTCAGCTTGACCAGCCGGCCGGCGGCAGTCGGTACCGTCAGATCCGAAATGACAGAGGCGTCTTTCCGATAGTCGTCCTTCAGCCGCAGACGGACGTCATACTGCTCACCGCCTTCCCGGTAGAAACCGACCTTTTCCCCGCCTACCATTGTTCGGAGCGTCAGCGCGATATCCTCCGCCCTGATCCCAAGATCCGACGCCTTCTGCCGGTCGATGCGGACCTGGACCTCTGGCCGTCGCTGGGCCTGGCCCGTATCCACATCCACAAATCCAGGGATCGCCGTCAGGCGCTTGATAAGGAGTTGCGCGTAGTGATCGAGCTGTTGCAGGTCCGGGCCGCGCAACACGAGGTTAAACGGCGTCTGCTTGAAACCGCCGCCCGAGATCAGGTTAATCTGCTGTACGCTGATTCTCAGGTCCGGGTAGCTGGCAAACATTCGGCGGACCTCCTGCATGATCGTCTGCTGCGACCGTGTCCGCTGTCGCAGGTGGGTAATTCCCACATAAATCGAGGCATCGGTGATATTCGCCCGATCCTTCCCTCGTACGCCGATGGTGGTGAACAGATGCTCTACCTCTGGAATAGTCCCCAGATCCGCCTCCAGCCGACGGAGGATGGCGTCACTCCGGTCGAGCGAGGAGCCCGGCGGCGTCTCCACAGTTACCTCGAATTCGCTCATGTCGTCGTCGACGACGAAATCGGGCTTCATCTGTCTGCCGATCAGGACGGTTGAGAATAAGAGCGCGCCGGCCAGCAGCAAGACCGCCGCCCGGTGGTTCAGACACCAGACGAGCAGCCAATCGTAGTAGCGCTCCAGCACGGCATAGAGGTGCGTCACCTTCGATCCCTGATCGCGTTGTGGATGTCCGGTACGGCTGTCGCCCGTCTCTTCCGGCGGTTCGATGACACTCACCGCAGACTGAAGCATCCGGGCCGACAGCATCGGCGTGAGGGTAAACGCCACCAGCAGCGAGACCAGGATGGCAAAGGTGGCCGTCAGTCCAAAACTGTTCCAAAATCGCCCTACGAGCCCACCCATGAACGCCACAGGCAGGAAGATCACCACCAGCGAGAGGGTCGTGGCCATGACCGCCAGAACGATCTCCTTCGCGCCGGTCACTGCCGCCTCCATGGGCGGACGCCGTTCCTCTTCCATATGGCGGAAAATGTTCTCCAGCACGATGATAGCGTCATCGATCACGATCCCGGTGGACAGGGACAGGCCCAGCATCGTGAGATTGTTCAGGGTAAATCCGGCGATCCGCATGATGGTAAAGGTGGCAATGATCGAGGCGGGAATCGAGATGGCGGCGATAAACGCCGGCCGCAGGCGCGGGACGAAGACAAAGAGGACCAGGGTGACGGCGATCGACCCGACCACAACCGTCAGCAACAGATCGGGATCGCCGTAAAAGAACGCCGCGGCCAGTACGGCCAACAGCCCGCCCAAGGCGGCCTGTTCCCGCCGCGCCAGACGCCCGATGAAAAAGGCCACGATCAGGCTCGCCAGCAGCCCGCCCAACAGCAGGTGCTCCTCGACCTCTGCAATCGAACGCTTGATGAACCGCGACGTATCACGCACCACCTGGAACGTGACATCCGGCGGGAGCGTCTGTGTAATCTCGTGCAGCTTGGCCTTGACCCGCTCAACCACAGCCACCGTATTGGTTCCGGACTGCTTCTGAATCAGGAGGGAGACGGCGTTTTGGCCGTCGAGTCGAGACAGGGTTCTGGGCTCCTCTTCGCCGTCCAACGCAGCGCCGATGTCCTGAATCCGGACGGGGGCGCCCTTGTAATCGGCCACGATCAGGTCGCTGAAGTCGGCGGGCCGCTCGATTCGACCCAGCGTTCGGAGTCCCTGCTCCCGCGTTTGCCAGGTAATGTTGCCTCCGGGGACCTCGACGTTCTGGCGCTGAACCGCTGCCTTGATCTGTTGAATTGACAGGTTGTAGGCCTCCAGACGATTGGGATCCGCAACAACTTGAATCTCCCGCTTCCGGTCGCCGACAAGGGTCACCGCCCCAATATCCTTCACGGATTCAAGTTGCCGCTTGATCCGCTTGTCGGCCAGCTCGGTAATTTCTCGAGCGGAGCGCTTGCCGGAGACCACAATCGCCATGATCGGGGAAGAGTCGGGATCGAACTTCTCGATGGCCGGCGCTTCCGTGCCCTGTGGGAACAAGGAGACGACCGTTCCTACCTTCTCCCGGACATCGTTAGCGGCCTCATCGATCTTCCGCTCCAGGACAAACGTCACAAAGATCTGGGACTGCCCCTCGATGGTGGTCGAGCGCAACTCGTCGATCCCATTGATCGTATTGACAGCCTCCTCGATCCGCTTGGTAATGTTGCTCTCGATCTCCTCGGGACTCGCGCCTTCCAGTCTTGTCGTGATCGTGATGGTAGGCATATCAACCTTCGGAAACACATCGAGCCCCAACTCTCGAAACGATGCCAGTCCCATGACGACGAGAGAGACGATCAGCATCGTGGCGAAAACAGGCCGTCGAACGCAGATATCAATCAGTGACATGGCTTACCGTTCAAGGTTCAAGGTTCAAAAGTTCAATGTGCAAAGTTCAATGTGCAAAGTTCAATGTTCAAGGTTCGAGGTTCAAGGTTCGAGGTTCAATGTTCAAGGTTCGAGGTTCAAGGTTCGAGGTTCAAGGTTCGAGGTTCAAGGGTTGGGGGGCGAGTCGTCTGGCGTTGCGTTTACCTGGACGGGGGCGCCGTTGGACAGTTGACTGAGACGCGACGTGGCCACTTGCTCCCCCGGCTTCAACCCCTCAACGATCTCAACCAGTCCATCCTGGCGCTCGCCGACCGTGATCTGTCGTTCCTCGACGATGCCGTCCTTTACCACGAACGCCTTCGTGATCCCCACAAAGTAGTAGACCGCTTCTTCCGGGACAAATGGAACCCCGTGATCCACCCGGATTTGCAGCCGCGCCTTGCCGAAGGAGCCCGGCTTCAGCAGCCCTTCACGATTGGGCACCCTGGCCTCGATCGGAAATGTCCGCGTGTCGGTAAAGACGGCCGGACCGACCCGCTGTACTGATCCCCTGAACTCGCGGCCAGGATAGGCCTCGACCTGCACCTTCACCTCCTGCCCGGCCCGGATCTGTCCCTGGAACCGCTCCGGCACGGACGCCTTCAGCTTCAAGGGATTATCGCGGATGAGGGTCAGCAGTTTGGTGTTTTGCATGCTGCCGCCGGCGATATATTGGCCGACGGACACATCCCGTTGTTTGATGGAACCATCGATGGGCGCCAGGATCACCGTGTACTGGAGGTTCCGACGAGCGAGCTCTAACGCCGCCGCCTGCTCCCGGAGCTGATCCCGAAGCGCCCGTACCTGGTCCAGGGCATTATCAAGCGCTGCCTTCAAGGCATCGCGTTTCGCCATCGCCGTATCAACGTCGTTGCGCGACACGGCCCCTTCCTTGTATAGGCCCTGCATCCGCTCATACCATAAGGCGGCGTCATCATAGTTGGCCTTGGCCTGGCGGACCATCGACTGACGATCATCGGACAGTATTTCTCCGCCGTTCAGCGCCCCCAGCCGTGTCCGCGTCTGCTGCAGGATGGCCTCAGCCTTCTGAACCTGCAACTGAAAGTCGGCCTGATTAATCTGGAGCAGCGGCTGCCCAACCTTCACTCGGTCCCCCAGATCGACCATGATCTTCCCCAGATATCCCGAGACCTGAGCGTACACGACAACCTCTTCGTCCGCTTCGAGGGTCCCGACCGCTTCCACACGCCGCTGGAGATCTCGAGCCTCGACAGGGCTTACGGTGATCGCGATGCTCTGATCTTTCGCCGTAGGCGCGCTGTTCGCGGCCTGCTCCCGCGAACACCCCAGGAGGGCCAGCAGCAGAAGCAGCGAAATCCCGGATAGTCGGGACAGGACGCAGCGCTTCATCGCTCAATCCCCTTTAGAAAGATCGAGACAAACTGCTCGACCACCTCTTCCGGTGAAGAACGGGCGGGTCGCTTGACCCCGAACAGTTCATGGATCAACAGGTAATGCACGATCATCCCGATAAACCCTCGCGCGGCAACCAGCGGATTCATCGATCGAAATCGCCCCTCCTTGATCCCTTTACGAATGTAGTTGCCCAGAAACTCATGCAGCCGCTTCACGCGAGACTCGAAGAAGATGTCGGACAGCTCGTGCCCTTCGAGGGCGCTGAACAGCAGCAGCCGCATGAGGCTCGGGTCGGATTCGGTCTGCTCAATCATCTTCAGCCCTACCGCTCGAAGCACGCCGGCATCATCTCTTGTTCGCGCCACGATCGCCGCGCTTGCCAGCAACTCCTCCGTTGCGGACTTTGTCTCGATAATCGCGAAGTACAGCTCGCGCTTCGTGGCAAAGTGCCTGAAGACCATCGCCTCGCTGATGCCGGCGGCCGCTGCAATCTCGCGCGTCCTGGTCCCCCTGAACCCCTTTCGCGAGAACAAATCCACCGCCGCCTCGACAATCTGCCGCCGCCGCTCTTCGGCGCTCAGACGTGCTTTCATACTTTCCCCTCTGACACTATCCTTACCCTCTGAAACCCCCTCCGTCCCCCCTTTATAAAAGGGGGGTGCTGGGGGATTTGGGATGGGGAGATTTCGGTCACGCCAGGTCCCTGCCATAACATTAAAACAAGTAAGCACTTACATACTTACGCGAACCAATAGAAATGTCAACTCTTTTGCGAGAGACTGAACGCTGAATCACGAGAGGAGGCAGACCGGTTACCACGCGCACCATCAACAGCGGAACGACGCGCGCGTAACGGGGGGCTATTGCAGACTGGCGCGGTCGTCCCCTACTCGGTCACCTTCAAGACCTGGTCGTGCTGGCGGACACGCTCGCGGACCTTGATCCCGATCAACTGGCCAGACTCCGCTCGCTGGAGGGACTGGTGTTCGAGCTGGATCGAGTCCACCCGCTGGGTCAGTTCGGTCGTGTGACCCTTGATATGAATGGTATCCCCCACCGTTAACTGGCCTTCGGTGATCTCGATGGCGGCGACCCCCACCTTCGCGAAATAGTCTTTGACGTAACCTATACGTACCTCGGCCATGGTCTTTCCTCCTTGCTATTGCACAACACAGCGTGACCCTCGCTCTGATCCCCTATTTCAGTTGCGGAGAATGTTTACCTGTATAGAGCCGCTATAGAGCCGCACGCGGCCGCGGAGACTGTTTTATCATATCGCGGCACATACGGAGAGTCAAACGCCCACGGGCCGGGACCGCTGATATTCGTCATCGCGCAAGACGTCGTGTCAAAAGCCTAACGAAATTGCTTGACCCAGCATCCTGGAGAGCGTAATTTCATGCGAAATGGAGTAGATGAATGAACACCCGCGTAACGCCCTCACCGAAGCAATGACGTTACGAGGCAATGGTCGTACTCTACTGCACTTTTGGACGGTAAGGAGGGGAACAACAGATTTATGAAGATTGAGAGGCCTGCGCCGCAAACGATCGCTTACTTCTCCATGGAGGTCGCCCTTGAAAGCCCTCTGCCCACCTACAGCGGAGGGCTTGGTGTATTGGCGGGTGATATGCTGCGCAGCGCGGCAGACATGAGACTATCCATGGTTGGTGTGACCCTGCTGCATCGAAAGGGCTACTTTCTTCAACGGCTCGATGATGAGGGACGCCAGTCCGAGGAGCCGGCAGCGTGGCCGGTAGACCAATTCCTCCAGCTTACGGATAGTACGTGCCAGGTGGAGATCGAGGGACGGCAGGTCACTGTACGCGCGTGGCAGTACCTGATCACCGGTGCGTCAGGCGCCGTCGTCCCAGTGTTCCTGTTGGATACTGATCTGCCCTCTAACGATCCGTATGATCGCACGCTGACCGACTACTTGTACGGCGGCGACCAGCGGTATCGCCTGTGCCAGGAGGTCATTCTCGGGGTGGGCGGCGTGCGCGTGCTGCGGGCGATGGGGTACACCCGGGTCTTCAGGTTCCATATGAACGAAGGTCATGCGGCTCTCCTCGCGCTGGAGTTGTTTGCCGAGGAGTTCAAGCAGATGCCGCAGCGACGCGAGGATGCCGTTGATGCGGTGAAGCGCCTCTGCGTCTTCACCACTCATACGCCGCTTCCCGCCGGCCACGATCAGTTTTCCCTCGATCTGACCGAACACGTCTTAAGCGGGAACCAGTGGGAAGCGTTACAAGCCCTCGGCTGTTGCAACGGCTCGCTCAACATGACACGTGTGGGACTCCGTTTAAGCAATTACGTGAACGGGGTGACCAAACGGCACAGTGAGGTGTCACGCACCTTATTTCCGGATCTCGCCATCGGCTCCATCACCAACGGCGTACATTCCGCCACCTGGGCCGCCCCGGCATTTCGCGCCCTCTATGATCGATACACCCCGGCTTGGCGAGAGGACAGCCTCCTCTTGCGGTACGCCCTTGGCATTCCCCTGGACGCCATTCGGCAGGCCCATGACGACGCCAAGCAGTTGCTGATCAAAGAGGTCAACAGAACGGCAAGCGCGCCCTTCGATCCCCATGCCTTTACCATTGGCTTCGCAAGGCGGGCGACGTCGTACAAGCGCCCGGATCTCCTTTTTTACGATTCAGAGCGGCTCAGACGCATTTCGGTCCAACACGGCCCGCTGCAGGTCATCTTTTCCGGAAAAGCCCATCCCAGGGATGAAGAAGGTAAGGCGCTCATTCAACACATATTCCGTCGGGCGAAGGAACTGGCGCCAGAGGTCAAGGTCGCCTACTTACCGAATTACGATATGGATCTGGGTCTGCTGCTCACCTCAGGCGCAGATCTATGGCTCAACACACCACAGCCGCCGTATGAAGCATCCGGCACCAGCGGGATGAAGGCGGCCCACAACGGCGTACCGAGCCTCAGCGTGCTCGACGGCTGGTGGCTGGAAGTGCCTGTGGAAGGGGTGACAGGCTGGAGTATCGGTTCCCGTGACAATGGAACGGTATTCGAGAGGCGGGACGACAGAGATGCAGAGGAACTCTACTGGAAGCTGGAGGGCACAATCCTCCCCCTCTACTACGGCGATCCCCTCAAATGGGCAGAGTTGATGCGATTCACGATCGCGCTTAACGCCTCCTTCTTCAATACCGATAGGATGATCCACGAGTACGTCACGCACGCCTACCGAGATCGATAGCCGTCAGGCTGCCTGCCGCCGGTTCCAGTTGCCCGCCCGTCACACTTGCTCTATAATGCCTGCGATGATCTCCGCTAACGAGACGAAGATGCCGGTAACCCATAATGCTCCATTGCTGCGCGACACTATGGCCCGGTCGCT
The DNA window shown above is from Candidatus Methylomirabilis lanthanidiphila and carries:
- a CDS encoding alpha-glucan phosphorylase, giving the protein MKIERPAPQTIAYFSMEVALESPLPTYSGGLGVLAGDMLRSAADMRLSMVGVTLLHRKGYFLQRLDDEGRQSEEPAAWPVDQFLQLTDSTCQVEIEGRQVTVRAWQYLITGASGAVVPVFLLDTDLPSNDPYDRTLTDYLYGGDQRYRLCQEVILGVGGVRVLRAMGYTRVFRFHMNEGHAALLALELFAEEFKQMPQRREDAVDAVKRLCVFTTHTPLPAGHDQFSLDLTEHVLSGNQWEALQALGCCNGSLNMTRVGLRLSNYVNGVTKRHSEVSRTLFPDLAIGSITNGVHSATWAAPAFRALYDRYTPAWREDSLLLRYALGIPLDAIRQAHDDAKQLLIKEVNRTASAPFDPHAFTIGFARRATSYKRPDLLFYDSERLRRISVQHGPLQVIFSGKAHPRDEEGKALIQHIFRRAKELAPEVKVAYLPNYDMDLGLLLTSGADLWLNTPQPPYEASGTSGMKAAHNGVPSLSVLDGWWLEVPVEGVTGWSIGSRDNGTVFERRDDRDAEELYWKLEGTILPLYYGDPLKWAELMRFTIALNASFFNTDRMIHEYVTHAYRDR